In Micropterus dolomieu isolate WLL.071019.BEF.003 ecotype Adirondacks linkage group LG17, ASM2129224v1, whole genome shotgun sequence, one genomic interval encodes:
- the LOC123986297 gene encoding P2Y purinoceptor 14 has product MDHLNSTGLPTPNQTDFSNFFTLHVLPPLYLVICIVGLCLNGLAAWIFFRVPSDSGLVVYLKNMVVADLLMLVTFPFRLAAQLGLGGWRVHVIMCRYTAVLFYSSMYVGILFMGLISLERYFKIVRHTSPSPSSSCRSRWGGVSLLHLLQNVSFARVLALLIWSLLLLLCVLPNALLTSHPANEENSRHCMQLKTPLGMQWHRVSTFFSVSLFWVTLLVLAFCYASIACRIYQSYRRVRRNNSNACRKSNRSIFSILAVFFICFVPYHVCRVPYTLSQMPASGFSQETRFVLFQVKEGTLFLSALNVCLDPIIYFLMCRTFRESLLKKLSGREGRRSLTTAQSLTNI; this is encoded by the coding sequence ATGGATCACCTCAACTCCACCGGCCTCCCCACCCCCAACCAAACAGACTTCAGCAACTTCTTCACCCTCCACGTCCTCCCGCCGCTCTATTTGGTGATCTGCATTGTGGGTTTGTGCCTGAACGGCCTGGCCGCCTGGATCTTCTTCAGAGTGCCCAGTGACTCGGGTCTGGTGGTCTACCTGAAGAACATGGTGGTGGCTGACCTCCTCATGTTGGTCACCTTCCCCTTCAGGCTGGCAGCTCAGCTGGGCCTGGGTGGCTGGCGCGTTCACGTCATCATGTGCCGCTACACCGCCGTGCTCTTCTACTCGTCCATGTACGTGGGGATCCTTTTCATGGGCCTCATCAGCCTCGAGCGCTACTTCAAGATTGTCCGACacacctccccctccccctcctcctcctgcaggtccAGGTGGGGAGGGGTGTCCTTGCTGCACCTACTGCAGAACGTCAGCTTCGCCCGAGTCTTGGCGCTCCTCATCTggagcctcctcctcctcctctgtgtgcTTCCCAACGCCCTGCTGACCAGCCATCCGGCCAATGAGGAGAACTCACGTCATTGCATGCAGCTGAAGACGCCGCTGGGCATGCAGTGGCACCGGGTGTCCACCTTCTTCAGCGTAAGCCTGTTCTGGGTGACCCTGCTGGTCCTTGCCTTCTGCTACGCCTCCATCGCCTGCCGGATTTACCAGTCCTACCGCCGTGTGCGCCGCAACAACAGCAACGCCTGCCGTAAGTCAAACCGTAGCATTTTCAGCATCCTGGCGGTGTTCTTCATCTGCTTCGTGCCGTACCACGTCTGCCGTGTGCCGTACACCCTGAGCCAGATGCCGGCGTCGGGCTTCAGCCAGGAAACCCGCTTCGTGCTGTTCCAGGTGAAGGAGGGGACGCTCTTCCTGTCGGCGCTCAACGTCTGCCTCGACCCCATCATCTACTTCCTGATGTGCCGAACCTTCAGGGAGTCGCTGCTGAAGAAACTGTCaggaagagaggggaggagatcCCTGACCACCGCCCAGAGTCTGACCAACATttag